The Porites lutea chromosome 11, jaPorLute2.1, whole genome shotgun sequence genome contains the following window.
aaatggaaacaGGGCATTTCGACGCTGAGGGAAATTATTtcgagaaaaaagaagaagtgaTTCGAGACGAATGGTTGGATTCGCTGGACTGGGTGAAAATTAAGCAGCAGGGAGAGCAAGGTACAAAGAATCTGGACAATGAGGATGACAGCAACTTCGAAGACGCCGAAGAACCAGGTGACGAAATAAACGCCATGAAAGACATTCTAGGCATCATTTTACCCGGAGAGACAGTTCTGAAAGCACTCAGGCGTCTCGGTGGGAAAGAAAGCGGTCGGGGTAAAAGCTCCTCTGCAAGTGCACGTTGGCAgacaaaagcaaagaaacaaaaggtttCGGATGAGAGCCGCGAAAGTTCAACATCGGAAGCAGATAAACAGAGTCTCTTAAAGCTTACTGAGTTAGCGGACTATCTTCTTCAAAGAGGTAACTTTGGTGTTTACCAAGATACGTATGAAAAGTTGGCTCATAAAGTGAAAACCctggaagaaaaacaaagagaggaTGAGGAAGATGATGCCCTGGAGGCCGCTTttaaagaggggggaggggagggtgaaGATACAGCTAGCAAAAATGGCAGTGGGAGGGTGGACAATACTGAAACAGAGCCAGCTAGTGACAGTGAAGTTTATTGGCAGTATAAGTGGGAAAATACCAAAGATGCCACTATTTATGGACCTTACAGCTCTACTCATATGATGAAATGGACTGATGAAGGATGTTTTGGTGATGGTGTGTGGGTGAGAAAAGTGGGTGAAGATGATGAAGGTGGACAATTTTATAATTCCAAACGCATAGACTTTGAACTATATACTTGAGACAAAAAATGAGACAGTGCCAATTTGATATAAAGTGCTTTTGATTATAACACACAATTCGATAATGATGACACAACATAGGTGAACCTTTCAAAGTCAACCAGACAATATGATATGTACATGCTCATAAAGTGATTTCTCTgaaaaagcatttttgtcaggTGGTCACTTGCACTTTTCATTTACAAAGCTTATGTAGCTGAAGCTGTAGCAGGGTATCCGGTTAAACCAGCCTACACAAACATCAGAATTGCTTTTTGGGTTAGGAGAGCAATGTATGTTAAGCAGGATACATAATACTGGTAGTACCTGAAAATCATTTGTAAGGGGATTTCTGGTTGTTGTATGAGATTAGGTCAACCAGCTAGTAAAAATTGTAGAAGCTTCAGGAAAATAATGAGCATAATAAGAAAAGCACAACTGTGCAAGACAGCTATCCTACAACATGCCCATGTTAGTGAGTATCTATGTGAATAGTGGAAATTGCAGCCATTATTTGTGAGGAATAAGGTCAGAGCGTGGTTTGCTAGGAATTATGTATCTATGTGTTGAAAAGTCTTTTGTTTTAGGCATTGAAGCTGTGTTCTTACACAGGCTTGTAATAGAGGTGTCAGTGGACAAGCCTGTGAAATACTGTAGCATAGGGCAAAAAAGAGCGAGCAAAAAAAGTGGGGGATTGGGGAAAGTGGCGCTCCCCATTTTCCTCTCATTAaattctttgtttgctttttctaCCAGCCTGAACCTGAACCCTCATTGGGGTAACCGAATGTTTCCTAAAACCACACTTTCTGTTTGTGAGGATTTCCATGCACACTTTAATGGAAAGCCTCTTATAAAATGCAGATATCAATAATATTTTGCTTATCACAACTCTACATCCTTGGCCAAAAGAACGGCCGTGCAAGGGGCCAGTTCATCTTCTCTGATAAAATCACTAAAGATGGATTAATGCAAAGGGAGCAAAGAAAAATCTTCAGGAAATAACCAAGCCTATTGATTGGATAAATGAAGGGTtggtgaaaaaaacaacaacaccacCTAAATGTGGCAAAGATTTCAATAGTTAAATTCAAATGTAAAAATACAAGATCATAGC
Protein-coding sequences here:
- the LOC140951542 gene encoding CD2 antigen cytoplasmic tail-binding protein 2-like, giving the protein MSKRKVQFAEKECEEIQEASSMQRIKLHSLDSDDEEDKDDENTDEKYVLQEEDLEGQEEATIDYDEGIKITPFNLKEEMETGHFDAEGNYFEKKEEVIRDEWLDSLDWVKIKQQGEQGTKNLDNEDDSNFEDAEEPGDEINAMKDILGIILPGETVLKALRRLGGKESGRGKSSSASARWQTKAKKQKVSDESRESSTSEADKQSLLKLTELADYLLQRGNFGVYQDTYEKLAHKVKTLEEKQREDEEDDALEAAFKEGGGEGEDTASKNGSGRVDNTETEPASDSEVYWQYKWENTKDATIYGPYSSTHMMKWTDEGCFGDGVWVRKVGEDDEGGQFYNSKRIDFELYT